The Brassica oleracea var. oleracea cultivar TO1000 chromosome C6, BOL, whole genome shotgun sequence genome includes a region encoding these proteins:
- the LOC106297378 gene encoding uncharacterized mitochondrial protein AtMg00810-like, giving the protein MKDLGKLKYFLGLEVARGPDGIFVSQHKYALDIITECSLLGAKPSPTPTELNRKLVMADKTNSHTLLTDPSKYRRLIGRLIYLTFTRPDLSYIIRILSQFMQKPLEEHWLAALRVVRYLKGTSDQGIMLQSKCNMQINAYCDADWSSCPATCRSLSAYVVFSWRFPCILEDKETEDSLSIFG; this is encoded by the coding sequence ATGAAAGATCTTGGGAAACTAAAATACTTCCTTGGGTTAGAAGTTGCTCGTGGTCCAGATGGTATCTTTGTCTCACAACACAAGTATGCGTTGGATATCATCACTGAGTGTAGTTTGTTGGGCGCTAAACCATCTCCCACGCCTACTGAACTGAATCGCAAGCTTGTCATGGCTGATAAGACTAACTCTCATACGTTACTGACTGATCCTAGCAAGTATAGGCGGCTGATCGGTCGTCTTATATATCTTACCTTCACCCGGCCAGACTTAAGCTACATTATCCGTATATTGTCTCAGTTCATGCAAAAACCACTTGAAGAACATTGGCTAGCAGCTCTACGTGTGGTTCGCTATCTAAAAGGGACGTCTGATCAAGGTATTATGTTGCAGTCTAAGTGTAATATGCAGATAAATGCCTACTGTGATGCGGATTGGTCTTCATGCCCTGCCACTTGCCGTTCGCTTAGCGCATATGTTGTTTTTTCTTGGAGATTCCCTTGTATTCTGGAAGACAAAGAAACAGAGGACAGTCTCTCGATCTTCGGCTGA